In Piliocolobus tephrosceles isolate RC106 chromosome 5, ASM277652v3, whole genome shotgun sequence, a single genomic region encodes these proteins:
- the PM20D2 gene encoding peptidase M20 domain-containing protein 2 isoform X2, producing the protein MRAAASVSRGAPGAAPGLEAAPRELCARRACSAGVLEAAGRVRGPLLPAAERGSERAPRAAGWSSMRPGGERSVEGGACDGRSELELLKLRAAECIDKAAERLGALSRAIWSQPELAYEEHHAHRVLTHFFEREPPAASWAVQPHYQLPTAFRAEWEPPEAQASSAAPRPLHLGFLCEYDALPGIGHACGHNLIAEVGAAAALGVRGALEGLPRPPPPVKVIVLGTPAEEDGGGKIDLIEAGAFTNLDVVFMAHPSQENAAYLPDMAEHDVTVKYYGKASHSAAYPWEGLNALDAAVLAYNNLSVFRQQMKPTWRVHGIIKNGGVKPNIIPSYSELIYYFRAPSMKELQVLTKKAEDCFRAAALASGCTVEIKSGAHDYYNVLPNKSLWKAYMENGRKLGIEFISEDTMLNGPSGSTDFGNVTFVVPGIHPYFHIGSNALNHTEQYTEAAGSQEAQFYTLRTAKALAMTALDVIFKPELLERIREDFKLKLQEEQFVNE; encoded by the exons ATGCGAGCGGCCGCCAGCGTTTCCCGCGGGGCGCCGGGGGCGGCCCCGGGACTGGAGGCGGCGCCTCGGGAGCTGTGTGCCCGGCGTGCGTGCTCCGCAGGGGTCTTGGAGGCCGCTGGGCGCGTGCGCGGGCCGTTACTACCTGCAGCCGAGCGAGGGAGCGAGAGGGCACCGAGAGCAGCTGGCTGGAGCAGCATGAGGCCGGGAGGGGAGCGGTCCGTGGAAGGGGGCGCATGCGATGGCCGCTCCGAGCTGGAGCTACTGAAGCTGCGCGCGGCCGAGTGCATCGACAAGGCGGCCGAGCGGCTGGGGGCCCTGAGTCGCGCGATCTGGAGCCAGCCCGAGCTGGCCTACGAGGAGCACCATGCCCACCGCGTGCTGACGCACTTCTTCGAGCGGGAGCCGCCAGCCGCCTCCTGGGCAGTGCAGCCGCATTACCAGCTGCCCACGGCCTTCCGCGCCGAGTGGGAGCCGCCGGAGGCCCAGGCGTCGAGCGCGGCGCCACGCCCGCTGCACCTGGGCTTCCTCTGCGAGTACGACGCGCTGCCTGGCATCGGCCACGCCTGCGGCCACAACCTCATCGCCGAGGTCGGGGCGGCGGCCGCGCTGGGCGTGAGGGGGGCCCTGGAGGGCCTCCCCAGGCCGCCTCCGCCCGTGAAG GTAATTGTCCTGGGAACCCCTGCAGAAGAAGATGGTGGTGGCAAAATTGATTTAATTGAAGCAGGGGCTTTTACAAATCTTGATGTTGTTTTTATGGCCCATCCATCACAAGAGAATGCTGCTTATCTACCAGATATGGCTGAACATGA TGTGACTGTGAAATACTATGGAAAAGCATCTCATTCTGCTGCTTATCCCTGGGAAGGATTAAATGCATTAGATGCTGCTGTGCTGGCCTATAACAATCTGTCTGTGTTCAGACAGCAAATGAAACCAACCTGGAGAGTTCATG gtataataaaaaatggtGGTGTAAAACCCAATATCATTCCCTCTTATTCTGAATTAATCTATTACTTCCGTGCACCTTCAATGAAAGAACTTCAAGTTTTGACCAAAAAGGCAGAAGATTGCTTCAGAGCTGCAGCTTTGGCTTCAGGGTGCACa GTGGAAATTAAAAGTGGAGCACATGATTATTACAATGTCCTTCCCAATAAGAGCCTATGGAAAGCCTAtatggaaaatggaagaaaactaggaatagaattCATTTCAGAAGATACAATGTTGAATGGCCCTTCAG GATCTACAGATTTTGGAAATGTTACTTTTGTGGTTCCTGGAATTCATCCATATTTTCACATTGGATCTAATGCCTTGAATCACACTGAACAGTACACTGAAGCTGCTG GGTCACAGGAAGCTCAGTTCTACACTTTGCGGACGGCCAAAGCCCTGGCAATGACAGCACTGGATGTTATTTTTAAACCAGAGTTACTGGAAAGAATCAGAGAGGACTTTAAACTGAAACTTCAAGAAGAACAGTTTGTAAATGAGTAA
- the PM20D2 gene encoding peptidase M20 domain-containing protein 2 isoform X1 — MRAAASVSRGAPGAAPGLEAAPRELCARRACSAGVLEAAGRVRGPLLPAAERGSERAPRAAGWSSMRPGGERSVEGGACDGRSELELLKLRAAECIDKAAERLGALSRAIWSQPELAYEEHHAHRVLTHFFEREPPAASWAVQPHYQLPTAFRAEWEPPEAQASSAAPRPLHLGFLCEYDALPGIGHACGHNLIAEVGAAAALGVRGALEGLPRPPPPVKVIVLGTPAEEDGGGKIDLIEAGAFTNLDVVFMAHPSQENAAYLPDMAEHDVTVKYYGKASHSAAYPWEGLNALDAAVLAYNNLSVFRQQMKPTWRVHGIIKNGGVKPNIIPSYSELIYYFRAPSMKELQVLTKKAEDCFRAAALASGCTVEIKSGAHDYYNVLPNKSLWKAYMENGRKLGIEFISEDTMLNGPSGRGGCIPRETEEGAVREAEGKPCKCCVTEEKKGRSTDFGNVTFVVPGIHPYFHIGSNALNHTEQYTEAAGSQEAQFYTLRTAKALAMTALDVIFKPELLERIREDFKLKLQEEQFVNE; from the exons ATGCGAGCGGCCGCCAGCGTTTCCCGCGGGGCGCCGGGGGCGGCCCCGGGACTGGAGGCGGCGCCTCGGGAGCTGTGTGCCCGGCGTGCGTGCTCCGCAGGGGTCTTGGAGGCCGCTGGGCGCGTGCGCGGGCCGTTACTACCTGCAGCCGAGCGAGGGAGCGAGAGGGCACCGAGAGCAGCTGGCTGGAGCAGCATGAGGCCGGGAGGGGAGCGGTCCGTGGAAGGGGGCGCATGCGATGGCCGCTCCGAGCTGGAGCTACTGAAGCTGCGCGCGGCCGAGTGCATCGACAAGGCGGCCGAGCGGCTGGGGGCCCTGAGTCGCGCGATCTGGAGCCAGCCCGAGCTGGCCTACGAGGAGCACCATGCCCACCGCGTGCTGACGCACTTCTTCGAGCGGGAGCCGCCAGCCGCCTCCTGGGCAGTGCAGCCGCATTACCAGCTGCCCACGGCCTTCCGCGCCGAGTGGGAGCCGCCGGAGGCCCAGGCGTCGAGCGCGGCGCCACGCCCGCTGCACCTGGGCTTCCTCTGCGAGTACGACGCGCTGCCTGGCATCGGCCACGCCTGCGGCCACAACCTCATCGCCGAGGTCGGGGCGGCGGCCGCGCTGGGCGTGAGGGGGGCCCTGGAGGGCCTCCCCAGGCCGCCTCCGCCCGTGAAG GTAATTGTCCTGGGAACCCCTGCAGAAGAAGATGGTGGTGGCAAAATTGATTTAATTGAAGCAGGGGCTTTTACAAATCTTGATGTTGTTTTTATGGCCCATCCATCACAAGAGAATGCTGCTTATCTACCAGATATGGCTGAACATGA TGTGACTGTGAAATACTATGGAAAAGCATCTCATTCTGCTGCTTATCCCTGGGAAGGATTAAATGCATTAGATGCTGCTGTGCTGGCCTATAACAATCTGTCTGTGTTCAGACAGCAAATGAAACCAACCTGGAGAGTTCATG gtataataaaaaatggtGGTGTAAAACCCAATATCATTCCCTCTTATTCTGAATTAATCTATTACTTCCGTGCACCTTCAATGAAAGAACTTCAAGTTTTGACCAAAAAGGCAGAAGATTGCTTCAGAGCTGCAGCTTTGGCTTCAGGGTGCACa GTGGAAATTAAAAGTGGAGCACATGATTATTACAATGTCCTTCCCAATAAGAGCCTATGGAAAGCCTAtatggaaaatggaagaaaactaggaatagaattCATTTCAGAAGATACAATGTTGAATGGCCCTTCAG GTAGAGGGGGCTGTATCCCCAGAGAGACAGAAGAAGGGGCCGTCAGAGAGGCAGAAGGGAAGCCATGCAAGTGCTGTGtcacagaagagaagaaaggga GATCTACAGATTTTGGAAATGTTACTTTTGTGGTTCCTGGAATTCATCCATATTTTCACATTGGATCTAATGCCTTGAATCACACTGAACAGTACACTGAAGCTGCTG GGTCACAGGAAGCTCAGTTCTACACTTTGCGGACGGCCAAAGCCCTGGCAATGACAGCACTGGATGTTATTTTTAAACCAGAGTTACTGGAAAGAATCAGAGAGGACTTTAAACTGAAACTTCAAGAAGAACAGTTTGTAAATGAGTAA